DNA from Natronospira bacteriovora:
GGACGTGGACGGCCAGGCCGGTACCGCCACCTACCGCGGCAACGTGGAGATTCGGCAACAGAATCTGCTCATTTACGCGGATCAGGTCGTCTTTTTCGAGAATGAGGATGGCGAATATGATCGTGCGGAGATGCGCGGCCAGCCCGTTCATCTGATTTCAACCCCGGAGGGGCGAGCGAAAACCGAGGCCTTTGCCCACTTCATGGAGTACAACCTCCAGACCGAACACCTGCTGATGCAGGGCGAGGCCCGCCTGAAACAGGAACGGCAGGACCTGCGAGCCGAGCGCATTGAATACGACCTGCCCACCGAGCGTATCCGCGCCAGCCGCGGCGACGGTGAGGACGAACGGGTGCGGGTACGCTTTGAACGCCAGTCACCGGATCGGGAGAATGGCTCGTGAGCAAACGCCTGGAGGCACGCGGCCTGGCCAAGCGTTACGGCGCCCGCCAGGTAGTCAAGGACGTCAATATGGTGGTTGAACCCGGCGAAGTGGTGGGCCTGCTCGGCCCCAATGGCGCCGGCAAGACCACCTCCTTCTACATGATCGTCGGCCTGGTTCAGGCCGATTCCGGGCGCATACTGATGAATGGCGAGGATGTCACCCACCTGCCGGTTCACGCCCGGGCCCAGGCGGGCCTCGGCTACCTGCCGCAGGAAGCGTCCGTCTTCCGCAAACTCACGGTGGAGCAGAACATCCGGGCCATCCTGGAAGTCCGCAGGGATCTCGACGCCGCCGGCCGTGACCGCATTACCGAGGCCCTGCTGGAGGAGCTCAATATCGGCCACGTCCGCGAAAGCCTCGGCATGAGCCTGTCCGGCGGTGAACGTCGACGGGTGGAAATCGCACGCGCCCTGGCCGCCGAACCGGCCTTCATGCTGCTGGACGAGCCCTTCGCCGGGGTGGATCCGATCTCCGTGGGCGAAATCCAGCGCATCGTCACTCA
Protein-coding regions in this window:
- the lptB gene encoding LPS export ABC transporter ATP-binding protein; amino-acid sequence: MSKRLEARGLAKRYGARQVVKDVNMVVEPGEVVGLLGPNGAGKTTSFYMIVGLVQADSGRILMNGEDVTHLPVHARAQAGLGYLPQEASVFRKLTVEQNIRAILEVRRDLDAAGRDRITEALLEELNIGHVRESLGMSLSGGERRRVEIARALAAEPAFMLLDEPFAGVDPISVGEIQRIVTHLRDRGIGVLITDHNVRETLGICGRSYIISEGAVIAEGTAEEVLAHRQVREVYLGEDFRL
- the lptA gene encoding lipopolysaccharide transport periplasmic protein LptA: MSLPQTRTSAWISLLAGLMLAAAAQAEGEMEILADEQDVDGQAGTATYRGNVEIRQQNLLIYADQVVFFENEDGEYDRAEMRGQPVHLISTPEGRAKTEAFAHFMEYNLQTEHLLMQGEARLKQERQDLRAERIEYDLPTERIRASRGDGEDERVRVRFERQSPDRENGS